In the genome of Eggerthella sp. YY7918, one region contains:
- the tsaE gene encoding tRNA (adenosine(37)-N6)-threonylcarbamoyltransferase complex ATPase subunit type 1 TsaE, with protein sequence MDTGLTYKRMTTSPEATKQLAATLAPYLRAGDVIVLTGDLGAGKTQFVQGVAAGLGIRDQVTSPTFNILLTYPGGSLPLYHFDLYRLESSDQLEDTGFYETVEADGASFIEWGEKFPESMPYVYLEVSIRVDGDGNRWVQAHAYGDRARQLLFVWAKDSKSRLMKCAGAAG encoded by the coding sequence ATGGACACTGGACTTACTTACAAACGCATGACCACCTCACCCGAGGCGACCAAGCAACTTGCTGCGACCCTAGCACCGTATCTACGTGCGGGCGATGTGATTGTGCTCACAGGCGATTTGGGCGCGGGCAAAACACAGTTTGTGCAGGGCGTGGCTGCCGGTTTGGGCATTCGCGATCAGGTGACCAGCCCTACGTTTAACATTCTGCTCACGTATCCGGGCGGGTCGCTCCCGCTCTACCATTTTGATCTCTATCGGCTGGAATCCTCCGATCAGCTTGAAGATACCGGCTTTTATGAAACCGTCGAGGCCGACGGCGCGTCGTTTATTGAATGGGGCGAAAAGTTTCCCGAATCCATGCCGTACGTTTATCTCGAGGTTTCCATTCGGGTGGATGGCGACGGCAACCGCTGGGTTCAGGCGCACGCCTACGGTGATCGGGCGCGTCAACTGCTCTTTGTATGGGCAAAAGATTCGAAATCACGCCTTATGAAATGTGCGGGGGCTGCCGGGTGA